The Clostridium sp. DL-VIII DNA window AATTGCTGACGCTTCCGCCCCAGCTGGCGAATCTGAAAATAACGAATTTTTTCTTGTAATTGCTACTGGTTTCACAGCAATTTCAGATAAATTATTTGATAAAGGTATTCTTCCATCAAGCAAGAAGTTTGAAAAATATTCTTTATGATTTAATGTATAATACAGCGCCTTTCTTAAGGGCTCTTGTTTTGTAACTGTTTTTTCTGCCCATGCAAAAAAGGCATCCAATATAGGGATACTATATATAATCCTGTTATTTTTTCTTTCTTCTGGAGATAACTCTTTCCATTTTCTTTCGAATTTAAAGAGTTTATCACAATAAGCCCGTCCAATGGCTCCGCCGGATCCTGAAATCTCTTTCTTACCAGAATCTAGTGGGATAGCATCAAGATAATATCTTCTTAGATGGCTAAAGCACAAGCATCTAGTGATTCCTTCAACTTTCTCATATCCTGCATACGCATCACTTACATGATAACCAGTGAATCCATCTAAAAAAGCTTTTGCATGATCTCCAGCACGACTGCTAGTATATTGATATAGAATTACTGGCGGACCTTCACAGTCCCCAGTTCTATGTATCCATATATATGATTTACTAGATGCTTTCTTATCTTTTTCCTTGTTTACCTGCCATGTTGTCTCATCACTCATGATAATACTGCACTTTAATAATTGTTTATGCATGAGTTCATATAGGGGCTTTAGCCAATATTCAGAGCTATGTATTATCCAATTTGCCATCATATCTCTTTTAAGTTCAGCACCCATCCTTTTAAAATCTTTTTCCTGACGGTATAACGGCATAGACATCATATACTTTTGATACATTAGCCAGGCTATAATTGAAGGCGAAGCGACGGAATGCGTAAGCACAGGTGCTGGTACAGGTGCACAATATATAGAATCATATGGATTTATATCATTTTTCCCACACTCAATACATTTGTATACATATTGAACATAATCTTTTATTATAAGCTTTGCTGGAATATATTCCATTTCCGATCTTACTTTTTTCTTTCCAATTACTTTAAGATCACTTCCACAGATTTTGCACAAAGCTTCTCCATCAAGAACACATTCAACTACTTCGTGTGGCAGTGCCTTAATTAATTTTTCTCTGTCACCTTTTTTTCTTACAGGTCTTTTATGTTCTTTAATATTTATAATTTTGCTTTCATCTAGAATTTCATCATATGTTTCACCAAAAAGAGAGCATTGCCCATCTGTTTTAGGAGTTTTTTCACTTGACGCCCCAAAACGTTGTTTTGATGCATGCAAAACCGCTTGAGTAAGGAGTTCAACATTATGCTCTAACATATTCACCTTTTCTTGCAGTTTTTTATTTTCATTTTCAAGTTCTTTAATTCGTAAATCTTTCTTATCTAAAAACTGCATAGCAAAGGCTCCTTTCTAGTTAATTCTCTACTTATATTATACCAGAAAAGTGGCTATTTTACTAGCTTTTTAGACGATTTTAGAAAATCATTCCCGTAGTGTCAATCCTTTCTCGATGTGCTTTTTTCTGATCAATTTGTAGCCCATCTAAAAGCCATTCCATTTGACGTTTGGTTATATCACGTACTTCTCCTTCATTTTTTGGCCACTGAAATTTCATGTCATCAGAAAGAAACTTTGTAACTAATATAAATCCATTTTTGTCCCATCTAAGTGCTCTAAGAGAGGTGTGCCTTTTATTGCAAAATAAGAAAACACTTGTACCAGAGTATGGATTAAGATTAAATTTCAATGAAACCAATGCGGCTAGTCCGTTTTGCTGCTTGCGAAAATCGGTGGCACCGAGTGCAAGATATATGTGCTCCGCCCCATCGGCTATATGGTGCATCATAATTCTTGCAGAACCCTCATTAGTCCTGCTAAAGAATTTTGATTAAAATTGCTTGGAATCGTAACCTGTATATCTTTGTAGAGTATCTGAAAATCATCAGATTTATTTGAGTTTGATACTAGATTATCATTTTCTGAAAGGATTGGGGTAATTTCAGTAAATGCTATTTTTTCAACAGGCTTTTCTTTTCTAGTTAGTATTTTGTGATTCCAATAATTATATTTATGTTTACTAATTCCTTTCTTTTCACACCATTCTTTGACTGTCATACCACTTTCATTTCTTTCATTGATCCGTTGCTCCCAAAGGAGCAGATTTTCATTTGTGGATGCCATATTAAAAACCTCCAATCTGATTTACTTTATTAGAGCATATCAAATTGAAGGTCTATTTACATGACGGTATTTGTTCCAGCGCTTACTCTAATTTATTAATAATCATATAAATATCCCTCCATTATTTTTAGCATTAAACAAAATTACTTTCTTTACCTAATTTATTCAACTTGTATAACCTACAATTAATATAAAAAAAATTAGCAAAAGTTATAACCTTATTATAAATTTATAACTTTTGCTAAAATATATTATCTACTATTCTGATTATTTTTTATAATTTTTTTGCATTTCTATCTATAATAAGTTGGGATATAACTTTCGATTTTTCCATCAATTTTTCAAAACATCATATAGCCTTTGTATATTAATGCCCTATCCCTATTTTATTATTTGTTAATTTCAATTGTAGGAAATTTTAAATCCTTATATTTAGCAAACCTTTCTTTAACCGTTGCTAAATTTTCTTCTGTATAGAAACCACCTTGTGTATGCATAATTTCCTTTACATGCTCCTGTCTTCCTTTAGTATCTGTACGATCACGACTT harbors:
- a CDS encoding IS66 family transposase, translating into MQFLDKKDLRIKELENENKKLQEKVNMLEHNVELLTQAVLHASKQRFGASSEKTPKTDGQCSLFGETYDEILDESKIINIKEHKRPVRKKGDREKLIKALPHEVVECVLDGEALCKICGSDLKVIGKKKVRSEMEYIPAKLIIKDYVQYVYKCIECGKNDINPYDSIYCAPVPAPVLTHSVASPSIIAWLMYQKYMMSMPLYRQEKDFKRMGAELKRDMMANWIIHSSEYWLKPLYELMHKQLLKCSIIMSDETTWQVNKEKDKKASSKSYIWIHRTGDCEGPPVILYQYTSSRAGDHAKAFLDGFTGYHVSDAYAGYEKVEGITRCLCFSHLRRYYLDAIPLDSGKKEISGSGGAIGRAYCDKLFKFERKWKELSPEERKNNRIIYSIPILDAFFAWAEKTVTKQEPLRKALYYTLNHKEYFSNFLLDGRIPLSNNLSEIAVKPVAITRKNSLFSDSPAGAEASAIIFSIINIAAANNLDAYKYLEYIFRNLPNINFTSNDSVLEEYLPWADQVQLECKINTEETNPKEENISESA
- the tnpB gene encoding IS66 family insertion sequence element accessory protein TnpB (TnpB, as the term is used for proteins encoded by IS66 family insertion elements, is considered an accessory protein, since TnpC, encoded by a neighboring gene, is a DDE family transposase.), which gives rise to MMHHIADGAEHIYLALGATDFRKQQNGLAALVSLKFNLNPYSGTSVFLFCNKRHTSLRALRWDKNGFILVTKFLSDDMKFQWPKNEGEVRDITKRQMEWLLDGLQIDQKKAHRERIDTTGMIF